One Ananas comosus cultivar F153 linkage group 1, ASM154086v1, whole genome shotgun sequence DNA window includes the following coding sequences:
- the LOC109715212 gene encoding uncharacterized protein At5g49945-like encodes MAKPSSTRWPRAMASSLLPRGDVLLLLLAFSVIISLLTHELSRRSALAAHFEGFDSDELASAYDAAEEDEDDDAALAFTPLSPPISQSESHHGPPPPPSPPPPSVASDDPGSAASKPSLLDLWDEDEFEGIPVPSRDQIPSEPSEPHPSSDPEPSIPTIASPASLLRSYSIEIACVSFLICFVINYFTGKRENEAIALAWASKFATKDSIFDKNFSLLGTGDGKDTPLLLKEGQDVFKFYASGRRHCQGMLATMELRSRHDLISRMLDVVLARKDTITFEVVMNEDAMDHVVLAMARRKAAKAMQKDARDLQRFAGLLLAPPAGRKWVADELLVVAESKEVAGDLITDAVLDQVFGDKAFEKFGKWFISLHFSDQQLGSHKKILMFKFVLPDTKNMADMTRLVALVPYYIDLIGRYKLSSHARAKTEAARAKATQEAYKDLQNARQETLQKKKAEKRKLMEEAETKMSAEALRKKEEKERARMMKKVGPRVKMLRS; translated from the exons ATGGCGAAGCCGAGCTCGACCCGGTGGCCCCGCGCGATGGCATCCTCCCTCTTGCCGCGAGGCGAcgtcctccttctcctcctcgccTTCTCCGTCATAATCTCCCTTCTCACCCACGAGCTCTCCCGCCGCTCCGCCCTCGCCGCCCACTTCGAGGGCTTCGACTCCGACGAGCTCGCCTCCGCCTACGACGCCGCCGAGGaagacgaggacgacgacgcgGCCCTCGCCTTTACCCCTCTCTCCCCTCCCATCTCCCAATCCGAGTCCCACCACggacccccgccgccgccgtcgccgccgcctccttcgGTCGCCTCCGACGATCCCGGCTCCGCGGCGTCGAAACCCTCGCTGCTCGATCTCTGGGACGAGGACGAGTTCGAGGGCATCCCTGTACCCTCACGTGATCAGATCCCCTCCGAGCCCTCCGAACCCCACCCCTCCTCCGATCCGGAGCCCTCGATCCCGACCATCGCATCCCCCGCCTCCTTACTCCGCTCGTACTCGATCGAGATCGCGTGCGTCAGCTTCCTGATCTGCTTCGTGATCAACTACTTCACGGGCAAGCGCGAAAACGAGGCGATCGCCCTCGCTTGGGCCTCCAAATTCGCTACCAAGGACTCGATCTTCGACAAGAACTTCAGCCTCCTCGGCACGGGCGACGGCAAGGACACGCCGCTGCTGCTCAAGGAGGGGCAGGACGTGTTCAAGTTCTATGCCAGCGGCCGCCGCCATTGCCAGGGCATGCTCGCGACGATGGAGCTGCGGAGCCGCCACGACCTGATCTCGAGGATGCTCGACGTGGTGCTCGCGAGAAAGGACACGATCACCTTTGAGGTGGTGATGAACGAGGACGCCATGGACCACGTGGTGCTGGCGATGGCGAGGAGGAAGGCGGCCAAGGCCATGCAGAAGGACGCGCGGGACCTGCAGAGGTTCGCGGGGCTGTTGCTGGCGCCACCGGCTGGGAGGAAGTGGGTCGCCGATGAGTTGCTGGTGGTCGCAGAGTCCAAGGAGGTTGCGGGGGATCTGATCACCGATGCTGTGCTCGATCAG GTTTTTGGTGATAAGGCATTTGAGAAATTTGGGAAGTGGTTCATCTCGCTTCACTTCTCCGACCAACAATTAGGCTCTCACAAGAAAATCCTAATGTTCAAATTTGTGCTTCCTGATACCAAGAACATGGCTGACATGACGCGATTGGTCGCCCTTGTGCCTTATTACATCGATCTAATTGGACGCTACAAACTAAGCTCTCAT GCTCGCGCCAAAACTGAAGCTGCAAGAGCAAAAGCCACCCAGGAGGCATATAAAGATCTTCAGAACGCAAGGCAAGAAACTCTTCAGAAGAAGAAGGCAGAGAAGAGGAAGCTGATGGAAGAAGCTGAAACGAAGATGAGTGCAGAAGCACTTaggaagaaagaggagaaagaacGTGCTCGGATGATGAAGAAGGTGGGCCCAAGAGTTAAGATGCTCCGATCATAA